The genomic DNA ACGCCTGGCGGAAGTCGAGGGAACCGGAAGGCTCGGCGATACAGGTCCACTGGGCGGAACCCTCGAACAGAGTGCACACTCCGGACTCCTCGCGGCACAGGTCATCGGTTACGGTGCCGCCGACCACATTGCTCGGTCCGCGGTTGAACACCTCCACCTCGTAGGTGGTCTCGAGGCCCGGCACCACGCCGTCGACCCGGTTGGTCTTCTCGACTTCGAGATCCGCCTCGGGGGTCAGGGTGTCCGTGTCGGTGCAGGAGTTGTTGTCCGCCGCACCGACGCAGATGCCCGTCGGGTGGGGATCCGCCGGGTCGTTCACGGTTCCGCTGCCGCCGACGGTGACGGTGGCGGTGTTGGTGACGGTCCCGGTGGCCGCCGGATCGACGGTGGCGGTGACTGAGTAGACCACCGAGCCGCCGGCGGCGATATCCACCAGGTCGACGATGTCGCCGACGCCACTGCCGGTGCAGCGCGAACCGGAGGAGCGCGAGAAGATCGCCAGGCTGTCGCTCTGGAAGGCCCCCGCGTAGACGTGGCGGGTGTCGCGGGTGACGGCGACGGAGTACGGCTGGACCAGCCCGGAAACGCCGTCGGCACCGTCGATGCGGGCTTCGAGGAAGGTGAGGGCGCCGGCCGTCGCCTCACGCGCGAACACCGCCAGAGCCTGATCGTCCTGACCGGCCACGTAGACGAACTTGCCGTCGTCGGCCACCGCTACGCTGCGCGCGCCGTTGAGGCCATCGACGGTGGTGGAACCGCTCGCATCGCCATCGGAGATCGTCTGCACCTCGCTGAGATCGCCGTAGTCGTCGCTGGTCGAGTCGCCCTCGCGCCGCAGGACCAGCAGGCTGTCGGAGATCGCCGACGCGACATAGAGATTCGCCCCGGTCGGGTCGAGGGCCAGGCCGAGGGGCCGATCCAGCCCGGAGACGGTGGTCGCGCCGGCCACCGGGTTGGCGGCCGCGTCGCTCTGCACCACCTGCTGAAAGGTCAGTTCGCCGGTCACTCCGTCGCGCCCGAAGACCACCACCGCATCGGATTCCGAGGCGGCGACATACACCTGAGCGCCATCACCGCTCACCACCACATCATGCGCGCCCTGCAGCCCCGAAACCCCACCGACGCCGCTGGTGTAGGTGGCGAGCCAGTCCAGTTCGCCGCTGCCGCCGACCACCTCGAACACGCTGACGGCACCGCCGAAGCCGGCGAAGCGGCTGGCCGCGTAGACGAACACGCCATCCGGAGAAACCACCAGGCCGGCGATGCCGAAGAGACCCTCCACGGTGTCCCCGTCGCCCTCGAGATCGCCGTCCCGCAACACCTCGACGAAGTCCACGTCACCGGTCGTGCCGTTGCGATCGAACACCGCCAGACCGTTGTCGCCGGAGGCGCTGCCCTGGCTGGCGACATAGAGGGTGGCACCGCTGGGGGAAAGGGCGAGCTCCACCGGAAACTCCAAACCGTCGGCGCCGGCATCGTCGCGCTCCACCTCGATGAGCGACAGATCGCCCGTGTCGCGGTCCCGCTCCCAGGCCGACAGGGCACTCTCGGCGGCGCTCGCCACGTAGACGTGCTCGCCCAGGTCGCCGGCCACCAGCACGCTGGCGGCGCCGTCGAGGCCGTCGGCGCCGGCGTCCGTATCGAAGACCGCGCCGGCGAAGGCGAAGGTCGGAGGCGCTGCCGCCCGCTCCCAGACGGTCACCGAATCGTCGAACACCGACGTCGCGTAGAGGTGGCTCGCGCCGGAATCCAGGGCCAGATCGACCACCCCGCTCAAGAACGGTGAGGCACCGCCGTCGCTGATCACCTCGATGAACTTGAGGCTGCCGGAGGTCGGGTTGCGCTGGAAAACGGCGATGGAACTCGGTTCCGGAGGACTCAAGGTGTCGTCCCCGGTGCTGGCGACGTAGAGGTGCACGCCGTCGGAACTCATGGTGATGCCGGTGGGCTGCTCCAACCCCTGGGCGGAGCCGCCTTCGCCGGTATCGCCCTTGAACCGAGTGAGGGAGGTGGAGGTCAAGGAGCCGTCAGCGGCCCGCTGGAAGACCACCACGGACTGGTCCAGACGGCCCGACACGTAGACGTGCTTGCCTTCCGCCTCCGGGCTCACCAGCACATCGAAGGCGCCGTCGAGCAAATCGGTACCGGTATCCAAGGCCTCGCGGAAGGTCAACTCGCCGGTGACGCCGTCGACATCGAAGACGGTGAGGGCGTCATCTTCCTCCGCGGCGACGTATAGATTGCCGTCGTCCGGTGAAAGGGCCAGGGCGCGCAGTGCCAGGAGTTGATCGCTGGGTGCCGAATCTGGGATTTCCTGCACCAGAGTGAGGCTGCCGTTGCCCGAGCTACGGCTGAACACCGTCACTCCGGAGCCGGAGAAGCCCGCCCCTTCATCGCCCAAGGCGCTGACGTAGAGGAAATCGCCGGCGGAGTCGAGGGCCAAGCCGTTGGCCCCCAGCAACAGCGAAGGCGTTCCACCGGTGCCGGCCACACCCTCGACCCGCTCGCTGGCGAAGGTCAGCTCGCCGGTCGACACATTGCGGTTGAATACCGTCACCGCACCGTCCGTCTCGGCGGCGACGATGACGTGGCTGCCGTCGTGGGTCACCAGGATCGCCGCGGCGCCCACCAGATGATTCGCCACGTCAGTGGCGCCGCCGGCCCCCAAAACTCCGTCCTCGCGGGATTCGACGAAGGTCAGCTCACCGCTGCCGGTGTCCCGCGCGTACACTTCGACGGCGCCCGGCGACCGCGCCACATAGACAAACGCTCCGTCCGGGCTGAGAGCTACCGCCCGCGCCGTTTCGACCGGGATCTCCGTATCGAGCAAGGTCAGCGTGCCGCGTGGCGGCGCCTCTGAAGAACAGGTCCATCGAACCTCCGTCAGCTCCGGCTGGAACAGATCTTCCACCGTCGCCAGGAAGGCATCGTCCGGTCCCTCGTTTGACACCACGATGGAGTACTCGATCTCTTCGCCGGGCACCGCCGTGGTCGCGCCGTCGTCCTTGATGATCGACAGATCGGAAATCGCCGACAGGAAGACGTTGACGAAGGAGCTGTTGTTCGGATTGGTGTCGAAGAAGCCGCCCGGTGAGGTGACCGTCGCCGTGTTGGTCAACACGCCGTTCAAGGCGGTGACGGTACCGTCGATGGTGAAGGTCACCGCGCCGGCCCCGCTGCAGCCGGTGGGATCGCCGGCTTCGAGGTCCACCAAGGCGTTGATGTTGCCGCTGCCGGAGGCGGGACAGGCGGTGGCTGGACCGCTGCCGCCGGTGACGGCGCAGGTCCAGGTGGGCGAGCTGTAGGTCCCCGGAAAATCATCCCGCACGGTGGCGCCGGTCACGTCGCTGGGGCCACAGTTCTTGATCTCGATCTGGAACTCGAGGGCGCCGGTGTCCTCGTCCAGCACGCCGGCGGTCTTGGTGATTTGCAGGTCGCCCTGCGGCGACAGTTCGACCTCGGTGGTGACAATGGAGCCGTCCGAGTCGAGGTGGGTCGCAGGCAAGACGACCTCGGCGGTGTTGGTCATGCAGAGGGCCGAAGCGTCGAAGGTACAGGCGACGCCGGCGCTCGAGCGCAGCGAGCCCTCGGCGATGACCGTCAGGCCGAACCCCGGCTCGAGATCGATCGAGATGTCGATGTCTCCGCTTCCTGAGGCGGTGCCGCACACCGCGTTGGCGTCGCCGCTGCCGGTGCAGTTCCAGGTCACGGCGGTGAGCTGGGTGTCGTCGAAGTCGTCCAGCAGGTCAGCGCCGCTCACCGCCGACGGGCCGGCGTTGAACACCTCGATCTGCCACAGGAAGCTCTCACCGGGGATCGCCGGGTCGGTGAGCGCCGTCTTAGTCACCTGGAGGTCGAGGATGATCCCGACCTCGTTCGTGTCGGTGCACTGGTTGTTGTTCGGATCGTCGGTGCACACGCCGGCAGGATGGGCCGCCGCCGCATCCGTCACGATGCCGTCGGGCACCGTGACGGTGGCGGTGTTGACCAGCGTCCCGGTGGCGCCGGCGGCCACCGTCGCGTCGGCCGCAAGGATGACCGTGGCGCCCGCCGGCAGGTCGACGGTGACATCGATGTCGCCGCTGCCGGCCGCCGGACAGGTGGCGCCCAGGGTGTCCCGGAAACCGGCGACGGAACTCCCGGCGCGGTCCGCCAGGAAGAGGAACTCGCCGCCCGGGCTGAAGGTCGCCGAGATCGCATTGCCGACGACCGTGGACGAGACGAAGGTCAACTCATGGCCCGCCCGGCTGAAGAGCACCAACGAGCCGCCGCCGGGATTGGTCACCACCACCTGGGAGCCGTCCGGAATCACCGCCATACCCACCGGCCCGGTCAGTCCCGTCGGCGATCCGCCCAGGCCGCCGTCACCGGCGAAGCGCTCGCTGCGAAAGGTCAGCTCGCCGGAAGCGTCGGCGATGTCGAAGGACAGCAAGCCGCCCTCGGTCGTGCCGCTGGCAAAAAGATTGTCGCCGTCCGGGCTGACCGCCAGCACGGTGACTCCGCCGAGGAGGATCGACGCTGTATCGGCCTCCGTCTCCACCAGAGTCAGGTCCCCGCTCGCCGAAGCGATGGCATACACGTTGATCGCCGAGTCGGTGGTGGCCGAAGCGTAGAGGAAGCGACCGCTGGGGTGGAGCGCGAGATCCACCACTCCGCCGAGGGAGCCGGTGGAAGTGGTTCCCAGGAAGGTCAACGCCCCGCTCCCCGCATCGCGGCTGAAACGGGAAATGAGGTCCTCGTCCTGCGCCGCCGCATAGACGAATCCACCGTCCGGCGTCACCACCACCCCGGCAGCGCCCTCCAATCCGTCCACTCCCGCAAGATCGTCGAAGTGTTCCTCGACCAAGGTCAGGGTGCCATCGGAACCGTCGCGCGCGAACACCGTCAGGGCGTGATCGATATTGGCCGTGACGTAGACGAAGCCGCCGTCCGGCGACAGGGCAATGTCGGTCGCTCCCTGCAGGCCGTTCGGCTGATCCGGCGCGGTCCCCACGCCATCGGTGCGGACTTCGACGAAGGTCAGGGCGCCGGCCGAGTCGACTTCGAAAACGGCGACGGCGTGGTCGCCCTGGCCGGTGGCGTAGAGGAAATCACCGGCCGGCGACAGGGCCAAGGAGGTCACCGAGCCCAGGCCGTCGACGCCGTCGATGCCGTCCGACACCTCGGCCGTCGCCTGCAGCGCCGATCCGGTGCTGCAGGAGTAGGAAACCGCCGACAGCAGGGTGTCGTCGAAGTCGTCGACCACCTCCACGCCATAGAGATCGCTCGGCCCGGAGTTTGAAACTTCGATCACGTAGGGCACCACCTGTAGGGGCTCCACCGAATCCAGACCGTCGTCCTTGACGATCGAAACGTCGCCCACTGGCGCCAGGGCGTCGCTTTCACTGCCGGAGTCATTGCCCGGCGTGGGATCCGCCTCCGGCGCCAGGGCGCCGACGGTGACGGTGTGGTCCAGAGCGGTGACGGCGCGGTAGTCGATCCCCGGGGAGACCAAGCCCTCAACCGTCAGGGTGACCTGCCCGGTGGGCGCCAGCACCAGATCCACCCAGCTATGGAAGGGCAGGATGGTCCCCGCGCTGGCGTCGAACAGCGGGCTCAAGAGCTCCGCCGGCGCCGGATCCGGCAGCAGGAAGCCGAAGCTGGTGCTCGGTCCGTTGTTGCGGATCGTCAGGGTGTAGGACAACCGCTCGCCGGGGGTCACCGAGGTGGGCGTCGAGTCGAAGGACAGCACCTCGAGATCGACCATCGGAGTCAGGGGATCGGTATCGGTACAGGAGTTGTTGTCGGCGTCGCCGTCGCAGCCGGCGTTGGCGGCACCGGCAGCGTCCGTGTAGCCCGCCGGGGCACTCGCCGAGGCGGTATTCGAAATCGTGCCGCGCTCGGTGCCGGCGACGGTGCCGGAAATCTGGTACACCACCGAACCGCCAGCAGCGATGTCAGCAGTGGTCGAGAGATCGGCGTTGCCGAGACCGCCGGAACAACTGCTGGCGATGTTGCGCAGGAAGGTGGAAACCGCTCCGTCGGCGGTACTGGTGGTCACCAGGTGATCGCCCAGGTCGCTGCCGACGCCGCTACCGCCGTAGAACGCCACCGAGTGGGCGCCGCCCAGCCCGCTCACCGCGACCTCCTGTAGGAAGGAAAGGCTGCCAGCGACTCCACGGACGAAGACCGACACGGCGTTGTCCTCGGAAGAGGTGACGAAGAGGTGATCGCCGCTATCGTCCAAGGCCAGGCCGATCGCGCCATCCAGCCCGTCGACGCCGGGATCCGAGTCCTCGATGTCGTCCGTGAAGGTCAGCAGGCCGGTAGCCGCATCGCGCGCGAACCAAGAAATGGAGTCGCTCACCAGAGCCGCCACGTAGACCTCGGTCCCGACGAGTAGATCTTGCGGAGTATCGAGAGCCGCCACCGTACCGCCGACCTGGCCGACATCCTTCAAAGTCTGCAGCCAGGTCAGGGAACCATCGACGCCGGACACCGAAAAGGCGCTGACGGAGCTGTCGCCGATGGCGGTGACGTAGGCGAAGGCATCATCGCCCGACAGCGCAATCCTCAAGGCGCCGGCAAGGCCGTCCACGGTGTTGATGCCCTGCAGGTCGCCGTCCGTCACCTCGCTCTGCCAAGTCAGCGACCCCGCCGAGAAGCTCAGGGAGGCGACGCCGCCGGAAATTCCCGAGGCGACCAAAACAAAAGCGTCGTCGGAGGTCACGACCACGTCCCGCGCGCCATCCAGGCCGGGGGTCCCGGCGGATTCTGCAACGTGATCGCTGTAGGTGAGAGCTCCGGTTATGGAATTGCGGTCGAACACCGCCACCGTATGGCCGCCACTCGCCGCCACGAACAGATACGAGGCATCGGAGCTGAGGGCCAAGGCCACCGGGCCGTCGAGTCCGTCCTGCCCGGCCGCCAGGTCGCCCTGTGCCAGGGTGGAAGAAAGGGTCAGTGAGCCGGACAGGGGATCCCGAGACCACACCGTAATGCGGTCATCGACGGCTTCGGCGACGTAGGCGAAGGCGCCGTCCGGACTGATCACGACCTCCCGAGGGGAGGACGCACCGGAGTGGGAGTCGACGATCGCGATCTCACCGGAGCCTACGGCCGGCGACGCGGAGCAGGACCAGGAGGTCGATGGCGAGAAAATGCCAGGAAGCGGGTCGGTCACCGCCGCCCCGAAGACCGGATGAGTTCCGTCGTTCGAGACCGTGATCTGGTAGGTCAAGCCCGCCGGGTCACCGGGAACGACGCCGGCCAAGGCGCTGGCCGCACAACTCGCGGCAGTGGAGCAGTTGATCTTCTCGACCGAGAGGTCAGTCGAAAGATTCTCGATGTCTGCGCGGAGCGGAAGCGTGCTCAGAACGAGCGCTGCCAGGAAGAAACCCGGCCGGGGATGGAGAAGCCTTCTCCAGGAAAACCTCGTCACAGCAAGCCCTCCCACCCTGCAGACAGACGAATCACATCGAAGTGAAGCGGAGCGCCGTCCTTCAAAACTTCATACAGAGATCTTCACCGTTATACGGTGATGGCCTTTCTCAGTCAAAGCATTGTATAGCAATAAGACAACACCTTCTTCACGCCGGAGCGGAAACTATCCCTCCGGTAGGATCTTGGTCGTCCCCATGAGAAGCCCTTTCCCGAGTTCACCCTTGCCGTTGACCTTTGGATTTCTGGATTTCGCCGCCGGAGGCGCGCAACAACTCATCCTCACGGCCTGCCGCCATCTCGATCGAACGCGCTTCGAGCCGCACCTCCTGTGCCTGCGGGGTGGCGGCCGCTGGACGGCCCGGGCACAGCAGCAGGGCTTGGCGGTCAGCGAACTGCATCGCCTGGAAAGACCCTGGGACTTCCCCGCCGTCGGCCGCGCCCAGCGGCACCTGGCGGCGCGGGGAACCGGGATTCTCCACACTCCGCTCTACAGCCGAGCCAGTCCCTACCTGCGACTGGCGGCGCGCCGCGCTCGGGTGCCGCTGATCGTGGCCCACGAGTTCGGTCGGCCGGAAGGCACGCCCTGGAAACGGCGGTGGGCCGACGCCTGGCTCGCCAGCGGTACCCGATTCCTCGCCACTTCGGAGTTCCACCGCCACGAGCTGCTCGCCCGAGGGGTGCCTGCCGGCGTCGTGGACGTGGTGTACAGCGGAATCGACCTCGAGCCCTACGACGCCGCGCCGACTTCGGGCCTCCGGCGGCAGCTCAGCATCGGCCATCGTCCGTTGATTCTCGTTCCCGCTCGCTTGCATCCGATGAAGGGTCACCGCGACCTGCTGGCGGCCTACGCGTTACTCCGTCATGCGGTGCCCGGCGCCACCCTCGTCCTGGCCGGCGAGGGGCCGGCGGAAGAAGCCCTCCGGCAGGAGGTCGAGGAAAGAGGCCTCACCGGCGAAGTCTTCCTGCTCGGCCATCGGGAAGACATGCCGGCGCTGCTGGCGGCAGCCGATATCGTCTGTCTACCCTCCCACCGGGAAGGACTACCGGCCGCCCTGCTCGAAGCCTTCGCGGCGGGCAAACCGGTCGTCGCCACGGACGTGGGCGGAGTGCCCGAAGCCCTGACCGACGGCGCCGAAGGACACCTCGTACCGCCGAAGGATCCGGCGGCCCTCGGCCGCGCCCTCGTCCACCTGCTCCGCCACGAGGAGACCCGCCGGGCGATGGGGGCCGCCGGCCGGCGGACGGTAGAGCAACGCTTTCAAGCGGCGGATACCACCCGCGCCCTCGAAGACTGCTACCTGCGCTGGCTCGCCGAAGGAACGGAGCACGGCGCG from Acidobacteriota bacterium includes the following:
- a CDS encoding glycosyltransferase, producing the protein MRSPFPSSPLPLTFGFLDFAAGGAQQLILTACRHLDRTRFEPHLLCLRGGGRWTARAQQQGLAVSELHRLERPWDFPAVGRAQRHLAARGTGILHTPLYSRASPYLRLAARRARVPLIVAHEFGRPEGTPWKRRWADAWLASGTRFLATSEFHRHELLARGVPAGVVDVVYSGIDLEPYDAAPTSGLRRQLSIGHRPLILVPARLHPMKGHRDLLAAYALLRHAVPGATLVLAGEGPAEEALRQEVEERGLTGEVFLLGHREDMPALLAAADIVCLPSHREGLPAALLEAFAAGKPVVATDVGGVPEALTDGAEGHLVPPKDPAALGRALVHLLRHEETRRAMGAAGRRTVEQRFQAADTTRALEDCYLRWLAEGTEHGAA